The proteins below are encoded in one region of Bacteroidota bacterium:
- a CDS encoding gliding motility lipoprotein GldH — protein MITFLKTQSRFVSCSFGVLIMSLFLISCEKELLFETYAPIADKSWSADKPLEFAVKVLSDSNTYNIYLNIRNSHDYKFSNLYLFLETTLPNGNSDMDTIECELADSHGRWLGSGLGDLHDNRILFAENVRFKYKGTYKFKFTQGMRINPLYGISDFGMRIEKNK, from the coding sequence ATGATTACATTTTTGAAAACTCAGTCGCGCTTTGTCTCTTGCTCCTTTGGAGTACTTATTATGAGCTTGTTTTTAATTTCGTGCGAAAAAGAATTATTATTTGAAACCTATGCACCCATTGCTGATAAAAGCTGGAGCGCAGACAAGCCGCTTGAATTTGCGGTTAAGGTTCTGAGCGACAGCAACACGTATAATATTTACCTTAATATCAGGAATTCGCACGATTACAAATTTTCGAACCTTTACCTGTTTTTGGAAACTACCTTGCCCAATGGCAACAGCGATATGGATACGATAGAGTGCGAACTTGCCGATTCGCATGGCCGATGGCTGGGAAGCGGACTGGGCGACTTACATGATAATCGAATCCTGTTTGCCGAAAATGTGCGCTTTAAATACAAGGGCACCTACAAATTTAAATTTACCCAAGGCATGCGTATCAATCCGCTTTATGGTATTTCGGATTTTGGCATGAGGATAGAAAAAAACAAATAA
- a CDS encoding T9SS type A sorting domain-containing protein, translating to MKKIVWGSIMICCYILPCNILAQVPILVKEWEVMLGSQGEELNIGPQYMMQDKNGDVYIMSTSLSNAASGNKTDPNCYIQDSIAITDMWLVKIDTNGNILWNRTLGGELGEHANCIMLNSAKDKIIVTGGSNSDMSCEKTQNRYDSKGDTWTLELDLDSNIIWDKRYGSKSFDVFYNGATAPDGSVLIGGFSNAYAPNKDVSDSAIGILEDIWLVKIDSAGNKIWDQKYGSFYSEFPYEVIALSNEQYLLLNYTNGQKSGDVSDSSFSSKFDPSYFKGDNWLLKIDSSGKKIWDKRYGCLKAEDHPNCGMMNSDGEVVIGASLGLSSLNGNFYPCNDGVADTTPRGAFNAWLYKIDTSDGHIIKEKRFGGELNDAIMQIIELNDKGYLIALKSNSNASFEKSENRIGTNLQNTNNYDIWLVRMDSAFNILWDKTLGTDGYDDTPNIIALSDSTFILAAKIKINNNDVGIPMFDTANYALGWPRGDIWVAKWFIANPAQVDELNLASINLYPNPALDLLYITLQNPKNKNYQIQIHDMHGRKMEQKSISFSKSNSIMIETQNWPPGVYVVNIESVSKKVVKL from the coding sequence ATGAAAAAAATAGTTTGGGGCAGTATTATGATATGCTGCTATATATTGCCATGCAACATTTTAGCCCAAGTACCTATTTTAGTAAAAGAATGGGAAGTAATGCTTGGCAGCCAAGGGGAAGAGTTAAATATTGGTCCTCAATATATGATGCAAGATAAAAATGGTGATGTCTATATTATGTCCACGAGCCTATCAAACGCGGCATCAGGTAATAAAACCGATCCAAATTGCTATATTCAGGATTCCATTGCAATTACTGATATGTGGCTGGTAAAGATAGACACAAATGGAAACATACTTTGGAATCGGACCCTTGGTGGAGAATTAGGCGAACATGCCAATTGTATAATGTTAAATAGTGCAAAAGATAAGATTATAGTAACTGGTGGTTCTAATTCGGATATGAGTTGCGAAAAAACTCAGAACCGCTATGACTCTAAGGGCGATACATGGACATTAGAATTAGATTTGGATAGTAATATTATCTGGGACAAACGATATGGCAGTAAATCATTTGATGTGTTCTACAATGGGGCAACAGCACCAGACGGAAGCGTATTAATTGGAGGATTTTCAAATGCGTATGCTCCTAACAAAGACGTATCTGATAGTGCCATAGGAATTCTCGAGGATATTTGGCTTGTAAAAATTGATAGTGCAGGCAATAAAATTTGGGATCAAAAATATGGGAGTTTCTATTCGGAGTTTCCCTATGAAGTTATTGCACTATCAAATGAACAGTATCTTTTACTTAATTACACGAATGGACAAAAATCGGGTGATGTAAGCGACTCTTCATTTTCTTCAAAATTTGACCCCAGTTATTTTAAAGGTGATAATTGGCTATTAAAAATTGATTCTTCCGGGAAAAAAATTTGGGATAAAAGATATGGATGTTTAAAAGCAGAAGACCATCCAAATTGTGGCATGATGAATTCGGACGGAGAAGTAGTAATAGGGGCATCGTTAGGTTTGTCTTCCCTTAACGGTAATTTCTACCCATGCAATGATGGAGTAGCTGATACGACACCCCGTGGCGCATTTAATGCATGGCTTTACAAAATAGACACTTCTGATGGACACATTATTAAAGAAAAAAGATTTGGTGGAGAGCTAAATGATGCAATCATGCAAATAATTGAATTGAACGATAAAGGATACTTGATTGCTTTAAAATCAAATTCAAATGCAAGTTTTGAAAAAAGCGAAAATCGCATAGGCACCAATCTGCAGAACACAAATAATTATGATATATGGTTGGTCCGTATGGACTCAGCATTTAATATATTGTGGGATAAAACACTTGGAACCGATGGGTATGATGATACACCAAATATTATTGCCTTGTCTGACAGCACTTTTATTTTAGCTGCTAAAATCAAGATCAACAACAATGATGTTGGTATACCTATGTTTGATACTGCAAACTATGCATTGGGTTGGCCTCGTGGCGACATCTGGGTTGCCAAATGGTTTATCGCTAATCCCGCACAGGTAGATGAGCTAAACCTTGCAAGTATTAATCTATATCCAAATCCTGCTTTGGATTTATTGTATATTACACTTCAAAATCCAAAAAACAAAAATTATCAAATACAGATACATGATATGCATGGGCGAAAAATGGAGCAAAAGTCAATTTCATTTTCTAAATCAAACTCCATTATGATTGAAACTCAGAATTGGCCACCAGGTGTATATGTTGTAAATATTGAAAGTGTAAGTAAAAAGGTAGTGAAGTTGTAA
- the gcvT gene encoding glycine cleavage system aminomethyltransferase GcvT, with protein sequence MKNTAFTDIHISLGAKMVPFAGYNMPVQYEGINAEHLAVRNSVGIFDVSHMGEFILKGEHAFDLLQYATSNDVSKLEDGKVQYSCLPNAMGGIVDDLLVYRIDSKTYMVVVNASNIEKDWNHLQSLNKWNVEMHNISDKTSLLAVQGPNAIKLLQKLTEMDLYNIPYYHFSKGIICGLENILISNTGYTGAGGFEVYFDNAHASTIWNAIIEAGAEYNIKPCGLGCRDTLRLEMGFCLYGNDIDDTTSPIEAGLGWITKFTKTFVNSESLQKQKQAGVDKKLVGFEMIDKGIPRHNYEIYNGAGDLIGRVTSGTQSPVLQKAIGMGYVTPAFVMQGSEIFIAVRDKKLKAMVTKIPFLAG encoded by the coding sequence ATGAAAAATACTGCCTTTACCGATATTCATATAAGCCTTGGTGCCAAAATGGTACCTTTTGCAGGCTATAACATGCCTGTGCAATATGAGGGCATAAACGCAGAACATCTTGCAGTGCGCAATAGTGTAGGCATTTTTGATGTTTCGCACATGGGCGAGTTTATCCTAAAGGGAGAACACGCCTTTGATTTGCTTCAATATGCAACATCCAACGATGTAAGCAAACTCGAAGATGGCAAAGTACAGTACTCCTGCCTGCCCAATGCTATGGGCGGCATTGTGGATGACTTATTGGTATACCGTATAGATAGTAAAACATATATGGTGGTAGTTAATGCCAGTAATATTGAAAAAGATTGGAATCATCTGCAATCGCTAAACAAATGGAATGTAGAGATGCACAACATAAGCGACAAAACATCGCTGCTTGCAGTGCAGGGCCCCAATGCCATCAAGCTTTTACAAAAGCTTACCGAAATGGATCTTTACAACATTCCTTACTACCACTTCAGCAAGGGAATTATTTGCGGCCTCGAAAACATTCTTATTTCAAACACGGGTTATACCGGAGCCGGGGGCTTCGAAGTATATTTTGACAATGCACATGCCTCAACTATATGGAATGCCATTATAGAAGCCGGTGCAGAATATAACATAAAACCGTGTGGTCTTGGCTGTCGCGATACGCTACGATTAGAAATGGGATTTTGCCTCTATGGTAATGACATAGATGATACTACATCACCTATTGAAGCCGGTTTGGGCTGGATTACTAAATTTACCAAAACCTTTGTAAACAGCGAATCACTACAGAAGCAAAAACAAGCAGGTGTTGATAAAAAATTGGTCGGATTTGAAATGATTGATAAAGGTATTCCGCGCCACAATTACGAAATATATAACGGTGCAGGCGACTTAATAGGTCGTGTAACCTCGGGCACACAATCGCCTGTATTGCAAAAAGCCATTGGTATGGGTTATGTTACTCCCGCTTTTGTAATGCAAGGAAGCGAAATCTTTATTGCCGTGCGCGATAAAAAACTAAAAGCAATGGTAACCAAAATTCCATTTTTAGCCGGTTAA
- a CDS encoding T9SS type A sorting domain-containing protein, with amino-acid sequence MGLKCNFTPYSFYLGGNRTYLGLPNNPDYDLPGDSACIYANLTPGPSPHGEGRIQCTYISAWEKLFVNASRLNGKNVTVSVYDGRGSLMFEVQSLKSNAGYFTLDVDCGGWSDGLYIVNLNTEKEMLGTKFIKN; translated from the coding sequence GTGGGGCTAAAATGCAACTTTACACCATATAGTTTTTACCTTGGTGGCAATAGAACTTACTTGGGTTTGCCCAATAATCCTGATTATGATTTGCCGGGAGATAGCGCTTGTATATATGCTAACCTCACCCCCGGCCCTTCTCCACATGGAGAGGGGAGAATACAATGCACGTACATTTCGGCTTGGGAGAAGTTGTTTGTTAATGCAAGTAGATTGAATGGGAAGAATGTAACAGTAAGTGTTTATGATGGCAGGGGAAGTTTGATGTTTGAAGTTCAAAGTTTGAAGAGTAACGCAGGGTATTTTACTTTGGATGTGGATTGTGGTGGTTGGAGTGATGGGTTGTATATTGTAAACTTGAATACAGAAAAAGAAATGTTGGGTACCAAGTTTATTAAAAATTAA
- a CDS encoding 2-phosphosulfolactate phosphatase has translation MHRPVLDVCLTPALFPLMQSDDAIVVVIDILRATSSMCIAFEYGATEIIPVRTVEESLAYKAKGYLIGAERHGEKIEGFDLGNSPFSYMEDRIKGSKIALTTTNGTQAINAAKNAAGVVIGSFLNVDALCDYLLQQNKKVICLCSGWKNSFNLEDTLLAGCVVEKLHSHFGQSDMRDAAIAARHLYNMAKGDLYAFLDNSSHRKRLANLHIEDDVRYCLQTGMTSKVPFLDQQKLICC, from the coding sequence ATGCATAGACCAGTCTTAGATGTTTGCCTTACTCCAGCGCTGTTTCCTCTTATGCAATCAGACGATGCCATTGTAGTGGTTATCGATATATTGCGAGCTACGAGTAGCATGTGTATAGCCTTTGAATATGGTGCAACAGAAATTATTCCTGTGCGCACGGTAGAAGAAAGCCTTGCCTACAAAGCCAAGGGATACCTTATTGGAGCTGAGCGTCATGGCGAAAAAATTGAAGGCTTCGATTTGGGCAACTCTCCATTTAGCTATATGGAGGACAGGATAAAAGGAAGTAAAATTGCCTTAACCACTACCAACGGCACACAGGCTATTAATGCTGCAAAAAATGCAGCCGGAGTAGTGATAGGCAGTTTTTTAAATGTGGATGCACTATGCGATTATTTACTTCAACAAAATAAAAAGGTAATTTGCTTATGCTCAGGATGGAAAAACAGTTTTAACCTCGAAGACACCTTGCTAGCAGGATGTGTGGTCGAAAAACTGCATTCCCATTTTGGTCAGAGTGATATGCGCGATGCAGCTATAGCTGCTCGCCATTTGTACAACATGGCTAAAGGAGACCTGTACGCCTTTCTCGACAATTCATCGCACCGTAAGCGTTTGGCTAACTTGCATATTGAAGATGATGTACGATATTGCCTGCAAACTGGAATGACAAGCAAAGTACCTTTCCTTGATCAGCAAAAACTTATTTGTTGCTGA
- the porV gene encoding type IX secretion system outer membrane channel protein PorV yields the protein MNSLKKKIWLGICIAMFTKGSFAQSSTLTTSQLTGQINTITTAVPFLLIGPDSRAGGMGEVGAASTPDINSIHWNPAKLSFAKQKAGFGISYTPWLRQLVPDITLGYLSGYKQIDENQALAASLLYFSLGNITFTDIVGNVTGQFNPNEFAVDVAYSRKLSEYFSGGVSLRYVNSNLTGGIEVQGTQTRPGRTMAADLSGYYEKETDLGKKDGTLAFGFNISNIGGKISYSETGTKDFIPINLRLGGALRVNINEFNEVGFMLDFNKLLVPTPPIYSDTGSGSAQIVAGKDPNRSVASGIFGSFSDAPGGFKEEMNEINISTGFEYWYDKQFAFRAGYFYEHKLKGNRRFFTLGAGLKYNIFGLDFAYLIPTQQRHPLENTLRFSLLFDLGVKKAKKEDTSE from the coding sequence ATGAATTCGTTGAAGAAAAAAATCTGGTTGGGTATATGTATTGCCATGTTTACTAAAGGCAGTTTTGCTCAAAGCAGCACACTTACTACCAGCCAGTTAACAGGCCAGATAAACACCATTACAACAGCAGTTCCCTTTTTATTGATAGGCCCCGACTCGCGAGCCGGTGGTATGGGAGAAGTAGGTGCAGCTTCTACTCCCGATATCAATTCTATCCACTGGAATCCTGCCAAACTTTCTTTTGCTAAGCAAAAAGCAGGTTTTGGAATTAGCTATACCCCATGGTTGCGTCAATTGGTACCTGACATCACCCTTGGCTACTTAAGTGGCTATAAGCAGATAGACGAAAATCAGGCACTTGCTGCTTCGCTTCTATATTTTTCGCTTGGCAACATTACCTTTACCGATATAGTTGGAAATGTTACGGGCCAGTTTAATCCTAATGAATTTGCTGTAGATGTTGCCTACTCACGCAAACTTAGTGAGTATTTTTCGGGAGGGGTATCATTGCGCTATGTTAATTCAAATCTAACCGGAGGTATCGAAGTGCAAGGCACACAGACCCGTCCGGGGCGCACCATGGCAGCAGATTTAAGTGGCTATTATGAAAAGGAAACCGATTTGGGCAAAAAAGATGGAACGCTCGCCTTTGGATTTAATATCAGTAATATAGGCGGAAAAATATCGTATAGCGAAACCGGCACAAAAGATTTTATTCCTATCAATTTGCGCCTGGGAGGTGCCCTGCGTGTGAACATTAATGAGTTTAACGAAGTTGGATTTATGCTCGATTTCAACAAGCTATTAGTTCCTACACCACCAATATACTCTGATACAGGATCTGGTTCGGCACAAATTGTTGCTGGTAAAGATCCAAACCGTAGTGTTGCTTCGGGCATATTTGGCTCCTTTAGCGATGCCCCGGGAGGATTTAAAGAAGAAATGAATGAAATTAATATCAGTACAGGATTTGAGTATTGGTACGATAAACAATTTGCATTTCGTGCAGGATACTTTTACGAGCATAAGTTAAAAGGTAACCGCAGATTTTTTACACTTGGTGCAGGATTAAAGTACAATATATTCGGACTAGATTTCGCTTACCTGATTCCAACACAACAACGTCATCCGCTAGAGAACACATTACGTTTTTCATTATTGTTTGATTTAGGAGTGAAAAAAGCCAAGAAAGAAGACACCAGCGAGTAA
- a CDS encoding HlyC/CorC family transporter, with protein sequence MDTTLIILSTLLVSAFFSGIEIAYLSANKFRIELDNKQGSLSARILSYFIKSPSRFIITILLGVNLALVIYGNYMDDALKNLFSAFLPVAYTKGVIILLLQTFASTLVMLIAGEFIPKVLFRINPNQILNFFAYIIFIIHVIMFPLVWIILKLSHLILKLLFKTDFVEDKPIFGRLDLDKYITELNASPSSHKSEFNSEIQMFQNALDFDRLRVRECMVPRTEIIAIDIEESIDTLREKFISTGLSKVLIFKESIDYIIGFVHSFEMFKRPQNISNVLMPIAVIPESMHARELMTLFTQQRKSVAVVVDEHGLTSGMVTVEDIIEEIFGEIDDEHDVEFLTEKQISETEYILSGRHEIHYLNTTYRINLPYGDYDTLGGFIIHHHESIPTVNEVIYINRFTITIQSVKNNRIDQLRLVINESND encoded by the coding sequence ATGGATACTACTCTAATCATTTTAAGCACCTTATTGGTATCTGCATTTTTTTCAGGAATAGAAATTGCCTATCTGAGTGCCAATAAATTTCGCATCGAATTAGATAATAAGCAAGGCAGCCTTTCGGCACGCATTCTTTCTTATTTTATTAAATCGCCAAGCCGCTTTATTATTACCATTCTGTTGGGAGTAAATTTGGCTCTAGTAATTTATGGTAATTACATGGACGATGCCCTCAAAAATTTATTTTCAGCATTCTTACCGGTTGCTTATACTAAAGGGGTAATTATTTTATTGTTACAAACATTTGCCAGTACACTAGTTATGCTGATAGCCGGAGAGTTTATTCCCAAAGTACTCTTTCGAATCAATCCGAATCAGATACTAAACTTTTTTGCCTACATCATATTTATTATTCATGTTATTATGTTTCCGTTGGTGTGGATTATATTAAAGCTTTCACACCTGATACTTAAACTTTTATTTAAAACTGATTTTGTTGAAGATAAACCTATTTTCGGACGACTCGATTTGGATAAATACATCACTGAACTTAATGCATCACCCTCATCGCATAAGAGCGAATTTAATTCCGAAATACAAATGTTTCAAAATGCACTTGATTTTGACCGTTTGCGTGTGCGCGAGTGCATGGTACCACGTACCGAAATTATTGCCATAGACATAGAAGAAAGTATAGACACGCTTCGCGAAAAATTTATTAGCACCGGCTTATCCAAGGTATTAATTTTTAAAGAAAGTATCGATTACATTATTGGTTTCGTACATAGTTTCGAAATGTTTAAGCGGCCTCAAAACATTAGTAATGTTCTTATGCCTATTGCCGTGATCCCTGAGTCGATGCATGCACGTGAATTGATGACCTTATTTACCCAGCAACGCAAAAGCGTTGCCGTAGTTGTAGATGAACATGGCCTTACCTCTGGCATGGTTACCGTAGAAGATATTATTGAAGAAATTTTTGGTGAGATAGATGATGAGCACGATGTAGAATTCTTAACTGAAAAGCAAATTTCTGAAACAGAGTATATACTAAGCGGACGCCATGAAATACATTACCTCAACACTACTTATCGCATTAATCTGCCGTATGGAGACTATGATACCCTGGGTGGTTTCATTATACATCATCACGAATCTATTCCTACAGTAAACGAAGTTATTTATATAAATAGATTTACCATTACTATACAATCGGTAAAAAACAACCGCATTGATCAATTAAGGTTAGTGATAAACGAATCGAATGATTAA
- a CDS encoding 3-deoxy-D-manno-octulosonic acid transferase, which produces MWLLYYAGMQCYGLAIYFASFFNAKAKAWITGRKNLLDNIASQLKSGEERIWLHCSSLGEFEQGKPLIERLRAEYPHYKIVLTFFSPSGYNQKRNDPSVDYVFYIPLDGPAVSKKFIKLIKPRLAFFVKYEFWHFYIFYLKKYKVPSFAFSSNFRPSQIYFKWYGFFFKKILQRLTHIFVQNQDSLALLYKHNISNVTVSGDTRFDRVVANANQSNRLHAIEDFIQNKQTLVAGSTWPADMELLTRLINECNDDYKFIIAPHEIDESKLQLLEQKFTKTCVRYSRFDASMSNNQVLIIDNIGMLSALYRYATLVYVGGGFGNGIHNILEAVVFGKPVIIGPRYKHFSEANELVKLKGAFSISTYNDLKKIFDALKFDYDALQQISSINKKYIEDKKGATTIISNYLKLNGY; this is translated from the coding sequence ATGTGGCTTCTTTATTATGCAGGAATGCAATGCTATGGCTTAGCCATATATTTTGCTTCCTTTTTTAATGCTAAAGCCAAAGCCTGGATTACAGGTCGAAAAAACTTATTAGACAACATTGCCTCACAACTTAAAAGTGGTGAAGAACGCATATGGTTGCATTGCAGCAGCCTGGGCGAGTTTGAGCAAGGCAAGCCTTTAATCGAACGATTGCGTGCCGAGTACCCTCACTATAAAATTGTACTTACATTTTTTTCGCCATCGGGATATAATCAAAAAAGAAATGACCCTTCGGTTGATTACGTGTTTTACATTCCTTTGGATGGGCCCGCTGTTTCAAAAAAATTTATAAAACTGATAAAACCTCGCTTAGCATTTTTTGTGAAATATGAATTTTGGCATTTTTATATTTTCTATTTAAAAAAATACAAAGTTCCCTCGTTTGCTTTTTCAAGCAATTTCAGACCCTCGCAAATTTATTTTAAGTGGTACGGATTTTTTTTCAAAAAAATTCTTCAACGGCTAACACATATTTTTGTACAAAATCAAGATTCGCTTGCGTTGCTTTACAAACACAATATTTCAAATGTAACGGTTAGCGGAGATACCCGTTTCGACCGGGTGGTGGCAAATGCCAACCAATCAAACAGGTTGCATGCCATTGAAGATTTTATTCAAAATAAACAAACATTGGTGGCCGGCAGCACTTGGCCGGCAGATATGGAACTACTTACCCGGCTGATTAATGAATGTAATGATGATTATAAATTTATTATCGCCCCTCATGAAATTGACGAAAGTAAGTTACAACTACTCGAGCAAAAATTTACAAAAACCTGTGTACGCTATTCGAGGTTTGATGCAAGTATGTCCAACAATCAGGTATTGATAATTGACAATATTGGCATGCTTTCAGCTTTATACCGCTATGCTACATTGGTTTATGTAGGTGGTGGTTTTGGTAACGGAATTCATAATATTCTCGAAGCAGTAGTGTTTGGCAAACCAGTCATAATTGGCCCACGATACAAACACTTTTCGGAAGCAAATGAACTAGTAAAACTAAAAGGAGCTTTTAGCATATCAACTTATAACGATTTGAAAAAAATATTCGATGCGTTAAAGTTTGACTACGATGCATTGCAACAAATTTCTTCCATCAATAAAAAATATATTGAGGATAAAAAAGGAGCTACCACTATCATCAGTAATTATCTAAAGCTAAACGGATATTAA
- a CDS encoding CPBP family intramembrane metalloprotease, which produces MLAPGRLHFMPVSFKLVFYFTMFFSFTIAGSLVAGFIIQLIYGINPFLEATALKDFNNPQSRNLVRWMQLALATSGFIVGSLAGVFFLNKRPCAFLKLNTGIMPVMITAAILCSFMVVPLVNYLLFLNQQLNLPESLRALENFIRHSEDEVAAITHAFLSDTSVAGLVINLVTVALIPAIGEELFFRGCIQQSLNTIFRKRFISIFITAFIFSAIHMQFYGFLPRLLLGLMLGWLMEYGRSIWVPIIAHFVNNASAVLIAFFLFKKDKSGNSSSIFDTVGTQPGDLIWVIASAVTTVAVLYAMYDFAKKNKTLFSESAEVDSQTFL; this is translated from the coding sequence ATGCTAGCTCCGGGACGATTACATTTTATGCCTGTAAGTTTTAAACTGGTGTTTTATTTCACCATGTTTTTTTCATTTACCATAGCAGGTAGCCTGGTGGCGGGTTTTATTATTCAGCTTATTTATGGCATTAATCCATTTCTAGAAGCAACTGCATTAAAGGATTTTAATAATCCCCAATCGAGAAATTTAGTGCGATGGATGCAACTGGCCTTGGCCACTAGCGGATTTATTGTAGGTAGTTTGGCTGGCGTTTTTTTCTTAAACAAAAGGCCATGCGCATTTCTTAAATTAAATACAGGCATTATGCCGGTAATGATTACTGCTGCTATCCTTTGTTCTTTCATGGTTGTGCCTTTGGTCAATTACCTTTTATTTCTGAACCAGCAATTAAATCTCCCTGAAAGCTTACGAGCACTTGAAAATTTTATTCGTCATAGTGAAGATGAGGTAGCAGCAATTACGCATGCATTTTTGTCTGATACCTCAGTCGCTGGTCTTGTTATTAACCTGGTAACTGTGGCGCTCATACCGGCTATTGGCGAAGAATTATTTTTTAGAGGATGCATACAACAATCACTTAATACGATTTTTCGAAAAAGGTTTATCAGCATTTTTATCACTGCGTTTATCTTTAGTGCCATACATATGCAGTTTTATGGTTTTTTGCCCCGCCTTTTATTAGGCCTCATGCTCGGTTGGCTTATGGAGTATGGCCGTAGTATATGGGTCCCCATTATTGCCCATTTTGTTAACAATGCCTCTGCCGTGTTAATTGCTTTTTTTTTATTCAAGAAGGATAAATCGGGAAATAGCAGCAGTATATTCGATACCGTAGGTACACAGCCCGGTGACCTGATTTGGGTTATTGCATCAGCAGTAACAACGGTGGCGGTGCTATACGCTATGTATGATTTTGCAAAAAAAAATAAGACGCTCTTTTCTGAAAGCGCTGAAGTTGATAGCCAAACTTTTCTGTAA
- a CDS encoding DUF5606 domain-containing protein, with product MSLKKIMSISGMPGLYQVVAQTKNGFIVESLVDCKRQAVSSFQKFLYWKM from the coding sequence ATGAGTTTAAAAAAGATAATGTCGATATCGGGAATGCCCGGATTATATCAAGTGGTTGCACAAACTAAAAATGGATTTATTGTTGAGTCGTTGGTTGATTGCAAACGTCAGGCTGTTTCATCGTTTCAAAAATTTCTATACTGGAAGATGTGA